Proteins encoded in a region of the Anopheles ziemanni chromosome 2, idAnoZiCoDA_A2_x.2, whole genome shotgun sequence genome:
- the LOC131281770 gene encoding rhythmically expressed gene 2 protein, protein MSLSRFRLITFDVHNTLLQFRSSPGKKYGEIGAMFGISNNNNQLVSNYIQSWRKMNRLHPNFGLKTKITYKQWWQMMIDGIFNENGTHNTPPEKIEQMTEHFMEYFKTSVFWQHCYGSVDFLNYLKLQRHVESNGHKEPPFKLGVISNFDPRLDVLLRNMKINHYFDFVLNSYDVGYMKPSKEIFDRAMQSAEIKDLKPHECLHIGATPATDYFGARNAGWYSLLVHEKSAEELTRKYGQLVEDNHVFSSLFDIHKKISNDYMRW, encoded by the exons ATGAGCTTGTCCCGGTTCCGCCTGATAACGTTCGACGTGCACAACACGCTGCTACAGTTTCGGTCCAGTCCCGGCAAGAAATATGGCGAAATAGGGGCCATGTTCGGAataagcaacaacaacaaccaactgGTTTCGAACTACATTCAAAGCTG GCGCAAAATGAATCGGCTGCATCCGAACTTTGGACTGAAGACTAAAATAACGTACAAACAATGGTGGCAAATGATGATAGACG GAATATTCAACGAAAACGGCACACACAACACTCCACCGGAAAAGATCGAGCAGATGACCGAACACTTCATGGAGTACTTTAAGACGAGCGTCTTTTGGCAGCATTGCTATGGGTCGGTTGACTTCCTGAACTATCTGAAACTGCAGCGACACGTGGAGTCGAACGGGCACAAGGAGCCACCGTTTAAGCTTGGCGTCATTTCCAACTTCGATCCCCGGCTGGACGTGCTGCTgcgaaatatgaaaattaatcactATTTCGACTTTGTGCTCAACTCGTACGACGTTGGCTATATGAAACCGTCGAAGGAAATTTTCGACCGTGCCATGCAGTCGGCCGAGATAAAAGACCTTAAGCCACACGAGTGCCTGCACATCGGTGCGACACCGGCGACGGATTACTTTGGCGCACGGAACGCCGGGTGGTACAGCTTACTGGTGCACGAGAAGTCGGCCGAAGAGTTGACGCGAAAGTACGGTCAGTTGGTTGAGGATAATCATGTGTTTTCTAGTCTGTTTGATATCCACAAAAAGATATCGAACGATTACATGAGATGGTGA